One Pseudomonas entomophila genomic window carries:
- a CDS encoding DUF3016 domain-containing protein, whose amino-acid sequence MRTTLACAVLMVLAFDSMAQGTPAAQVEVQFEHPENFRDASLDRAGYERGAETQVMQVLTTHLQKLGQRYLQPGQQLVIDIRDIDLAGRFEPWHSQAYEVRFMRDITWPSIDLVYTLTQPGHPAVQAQEHLSDKLYLSRPGRQASGDRLFAEKAMLSDWFRQRFAQLPPS is encoded by the coding sequence ATGCGTACCACCCTGGCCTGTGCCGTACTGATGGTGCTGGCATTTGACAGCATGGCACAGGGTACCCCGGCCGCACAGGTCGAGGTGCAATTCGAACACCCGGAGAACTTCCGCGATGCCAGCCTCGACCGCGCAGGCTATGAGCGCGGTGCCGAAACACAGGTGATGCAGGTGCTCACCACGCATCTGCAGAAACTCGGCCAGCGCTACCTGCAGCCCGGCCAACAGCTGGTCATCGATATCCGCGACATCGACCTGGCGGGGCGTTTCGAGCCCTGGCACAGCCAGGCCTACGAGGTGCGCTTCATGCGCGATATCACCTGGCCCAGCATCGACCTGGTCTACACCCTCACCCAACCCGGCCACCCCGCCGTTCAGGCGCAGGAACACCTGAGCGACAAGCTCTACCTCAGCCGCCCCGGCCGCCAGGCCAGCGGTGATCGCCTGTTCGCCGAGAAGGCCATGCTCAGCGACTGGTTCCGCCAGCGCTTCGCCCAGTTGCCGCCGTCCTGA
- a CDS encoding metallophosphoesterase, protein MSRYRRIAANTRGRDLAVGDIHGHFQRLQACLEGVGFDPQVDRLFSVGDLVDRGPDSEKALEWLAEPWFHAVQGNHETLAINHLCGGRVDLDMYRAAGGGWFIDLPEHEQKPFVEAFLTMPIALEVETLYGPVGLLHADSPFSDWAALKESLQNDDDPDVREICQWSRRRLREGDEQWVEGLRALVVGHTPLLRMKVLGNVWHLDTGGWGSGHFSLLDLASLTQVNPMPSE, encoded by the coding sequence ATGAGCCGTTATCGGCGGATAGCCGCCAACACCCGCGGGCGCGACCTGGCCGTGGGCGATATCCACGGGCATTTCCAGCGCTTGCAAGCCTGCCTGGAGGGCGTGGGTTTCGATCCGCAGGTCGACCGCCTGTTCAGCGTGGGCGACCTGGTCGACCGTGGGCCGGACAGCGAGAAAGCCCTGGAGTGGCTGGCCGAGCCCTGGTTCCATGCGGTGCAGGGCAACCACGAGACACTGGCGATCAATCACCTGTGCGGCGGGCGGGTCGACCTGGACATGTACCGTGCGGCGGGGGGCGGCTGGTTTATCGACCTGCCGGAACATGAGCAGAAGCCTTTCGTGGAAGCTTTCCTGACGATGCCCATCGCGCTGGAGGTCGAAACCTTATACGGGCCGGTCGGCCTGCTGCATGCGGACAGCCCGTTCAGTGATTGGGCGGCGCTCAAGGAGAGCCTGCAGAACGACGACGACCCTGATGTCCGGGAAATCTGCCAGTGGTCGCGGCGGCGGCTGAGGGAGGGCGACGAGCAGTGGGTCGAGGGGCTGCGCGCCCTGGTGGTCGGGCATACGCCGCTGCTCAGGATGAAAGTGCTCGGCAACGTCTGGCACCTCGATACGGGGGGCTGGGGCAGTGGCCACTTCAGCTTGCTCGACCTCGCATCGCTGACGCAGGTCAACCCCATGCCAAGTGAATGA
- a CDS encoding methylated-DNA--[protein]-cysteine S-methyltransferase — protein sequence MSNAFTLQSSPVGTLTLVARGERLAAVLWEHERSNRVRLGELHRDDHHPVLRETARQLGEYFAGTRQHFELDLDFAGTEFQRQVWAALLTIPFGETRSYSDIARQIGNPDAVRAVGAANGRNPISIIAPCHRVIGASGSLTGFAGGLPAKQFLLALEGRQSLALDF from the coding sequence ATGTCGAACGCTTTCACGCTGCAGTCTTCCCCCGTCGGCACCCTGACCCTGGTGGCTCGTGGCGAGCGCCTGGCCGCCGTGCTCTGGGAGCATGAGCGCAGCAACCGCGTGCGGCTGGGCGAGTTGCACCGCGATGATCATCACCCCGTGCTGCGCGAAACCGCTCGTCAACTGGGCGAGTACTTCGCTGGCACGCGGCAGCACTTCGAGCTGGACCTGGATTTTGCCGGCACCGAATTTCAGCGTCAGGTCTGGGCGGCGCTGCTGACCATCCCCTTCGGTGAGACCCGCAGCTACAGCGACATCGCCCGGCAGATCGGCAACCCCGACGCGGTACGGGCGGTTGGCGCGGCCAACGGGCGCAACCCGATCTCGATCATCGCGCCATGCCACCGGGTGATCGGCGCGTCCGGCAGCCTCACCGGCTTCGCGGGCGGGCTGCCGGCCAAGCAGTTTCTGCTGGCGCTGGAAGGGCGACAGAGCCTGGCACTGGATTTCTGA